In Dehalococcoidales bacterium, the following proteins share a genomic window:
- a CDS encoding glycosyltransferase family 2 protein encodes MKETISLIIPTFNEKDNVTPLVARVHQALAGYDHEIILVDDNSKDGTIETAEALAPRYPVKVIVRRDERGLASAVVHGLKYASGSIIGVMDADLQHPPEKLPDLVKAIEGGADMVIGSRYIPGGGCPNWDLTRKVISKAALMVSHLLLPSTRRVKDPLAGFFMFRRDKVDIAKLKPIGYKISLEVMLTGDFKNIVEVPYIFEERSAGQSKLNMMQQWDYLKHLFSLMRRTGELAMFLKFVAVGLSGVVVNEGAYWLLTRFGGLETLNWLANLIGIETSIITNFVLNDSFTFRQKRSVSPFIVRLLKFNLTCAAGASIQWGLFMFFTRVTGLYDLLANFIGIVVAFLVNYFINRNWTWK; translated from the coding sequence ATGAAAGAAACTATCTCCCTCATTATACCTACTTTTAATGAAAAAGATAATGTCACCCCCCTCGTTGCCAGAGTCCATCAAGCCTTAGCCGGGTACGACCATGAAATAATACTGGTGGACGATAACAGTAAGGACGGCACTATAGAAACGGCCGAGGCCCTTGCCCCCCGCTATCCGGTTAAGGTAATCGTCCGCCGTGACGAGCGCGGGCTGGCCAGCGCCGTGGTGCACGGTCTTAAATACGCCTCCGGCAGCATTATCGGTGTCATGGACGCGGATTTACAGCACCCGCCGGAAAAGTTGCCGGACCTGGTCAAAGCCATCGAGGGCGGGGCGGACATGGTTATCGGTTCCCGCTATATCCCGGGCGGCGGCTGTCCCAACTGGGACCTGACGCGCAAGGTGATTTCCAAAGCCGCGCTCATGGTGTCCCACCTCCTTCTCCCCTCCACCCGCCGCGTCAAGGACCCGCTGGCCGGCTTTTTTATGTTCCGCCGGGATAAAGTGGATATCGCCAAGCTCAAACCTATAGGCTATAAAATCAGCCTGGAAGTCATGCTGACCGGCGATTTTAAGAATATCGTGGAGGTGCCCTATATCTTCGAGGAGCGCAGCGCCGGCCAGAGCAAACTGAACATGATGCAGCAATGGGACTACCTTAAGCACCTTTTCAGCCTGATGCGCCGCACCGGCGAGCTGGCCATGTTCCTCAAGTTCGTGGCCGTGGGCCTGAGTGGGGTGGTCGTTAACGAGGGCGCGTACTGGCTGCTGACGCGCTTTGGTGGACTGGAGACCCTTAACTGGCTGGCTAACCTCATCGGCATCGAGACCTCCATCATCACCAACTTCGTCCTGAATGATTCGTTTACCTTCCGGCAAAAGCGTTCCGTTAGTCCGTTTATCGTCCGCCTGCTTAAGTTCAACCTTACCTGCGCCGCCGGGGCGTCCATCCAGTGGGGGCTGTTCATGTTCTTTACCCGCGTCACCGGGCTGTACGACCTGCTGGCCAACTTTATCGGCATCGTCGTCGCTTTCCTGGTAAATTACTTTATTAACCGTAACTGGACATGGAAATAA
- a CDS encoding phospholipid carrier-dependent glycosyltransferase translates to MEIKSKIVRAWRWPYFWLSVIVITTLVLHFVMIPRVTDPILDEIHYIKDARNIITNHASERIEHPPLAKLLIVAGEYVFSGFRTPVQDTGVTLRQGITSTSGTVINVSNASVFKVGETIMIDKEYMKIQAVDLASSQLTVERGNMGAAAFHNVNQPINRWVENPWGWRVFPVLFSTATLILFFFLCRKLGMSLTASNVAVYLLAFENLTFMMGGLAMLDVYFLTFMMAAFVLYVYRRYISSGVAIGLGALAKLNGALAFPVIFVHWVFTREKRTRWFILTLIFSLLTFIEIMILCEFLIAHGMSAELNPFHRIKEMLQLSGSLTFANVDHPFKSYPWDWLIFYRPMPFWYMPHYTAAISFTIWALTMPTFGYLIYRAIKRDEAGLFALSWFFGTFLIWIPIILITDRVSYLYYFYPVVGAVCMGVAIGLDQLLDWWRHRLRGKLKWTALLIVIFVLALHMFSFLILSPLIKYDFLPWWDWIVKLFT, encoded by the coding sequence ATGGAAATAAAATCTAAAATCGTCCGCGCCTGGCGCTGGCCGTATTTCTGGCTCAGCGTTATCGTCATTACCACGCTGGTGCTGCATTTTGTCATGATTCCCAGAGTAACGGACCCGATACTCGACGAGATACACTACATCAAGGACGCCCGCAATATCATCACCAACCATGCCAGTGAGCGCATCGAACACCCCCCGCTGGCCAAACTGCTCATCGTGGCGGGGGAATACGTTTTCAGCGGGTTCAGAACACCGGTGCAGGATACCGGTGTTACCCTCCGGCAGGGCATTACTAGCACCAGCGGCACCGTCATCAACGTGAGCAATGCCTCGGTGTTTAAAGTCGGCGAAACCATAATGATCGATAAAGAATATATGAAAATCCAGGCGGTCGACCTGGCATCCAGCCAGCTTACCGTAGAGCGCGGTAACATGGGGGCTGCCGCCTTCCACAATGTCAACCAGCCCATAAACCGCTGGGTGGAAAATCCCTGGGGCTGGCGCGTTTTTCCCGTTTTGTTCAGCACGGCCACCCTCATCCTTTTCTTTTTCCTCTGCCGCAAGCTCGGCATGTCCCTGACCGCCTCCAATGTCGCCGTCTATCTGCTGGCTTTTGAAAACCTTACCTTTATGATGGGCGGCCTGGCCATGCTGGACGTCTATTTCCTCACCTTCATGATGGCGGCTTTCGTGCTCTATGTTTACCGGCGTTATATCAGCTCGGGCGTCGCCATCGGTCTGGGCGCGCTGGCCAAGCTCAACGGGGCGCTGGCTTTCCCGGTGATATTCGTGCACTGGGTATTTACCCGGGAAAAGCGTACCCGCTGGTTCATCCTCACCCTCATCTTTTCCCTGCTGACTTTCATTGAAATAATGATATTGTGCGAGTTTCTCATTGCCCACGGCATGTCCGCCGAGCTTAATCCCTTCCACCGCATCAAGGAGATGCTCCAGCTCAGCGGCAGCCTCACCTTCGCTAACGTGGACCACCCCTTTAAGAGCTACCCCTGGGACTGGCTGATTTTCTACCGCCCCATGCCCTTCTGGTATATGCCGCACTATACCGCGGCTATCAGCTTTACCATCTGGGCTTTGACTATGCCCACCTTCGGCTATCTCATCTACCGCGCGATTAAGCGGGACGAGGCCGGGCTGTTCGCTTTATCCTGGTTCTTCGGGACTTTTCTTATCTGGATTCCGATTATCCTGATTACCGATAGGGTAAGCTATCTCTATTATTTTTACCCGGTGGTGGGCGCTGTCTGCATGGGGGTGGCTATAGGGCTGGACCAGCTTTTGGACTGGTGGCGTCACCGGCTGCGCGGCAAGCTGAAGTGGACGGCGCTTTTGATAGTGATATTCGTCCTGGCTTTGCACATGTTCTCGTTTTTGATACTTTCTCCTCTCATCAAGTATGACTTCCTGCCCTGGTGGGACTGGATAGTCAAGCTGTTCACCTAG
- the amrS gene encoding AmmeMemoRadiSam system radical SAM enzyme, whose amino-acid sequence MREAALYDKLPDSRVKCRTCQWRCRVNPGKFGACGMYQNRDGVLYNLNYARISSAAADPIEKKPLFHFHPGTRCFSLGTLGCNFQCKHCQNWEISTADSASLLSACRDMPPAAAVRLAKQSHCQGIAWTYNEPAVWFEYTLDSAKLAKQNNLYTVYVTNGFATPESLDAIGSYLDAWRVDIKGFSDVFYQKLAGVPHWREILDVTRRAKDKWNMHVEVVTNIIPTMNDDDVQLTALAQWIHDALGPLTPWHVTRFYPHHRLTALPPTPLSAIERACEIGAKAGLKFVYAGNVPGHGSENTRCYSCGNTIVKRVGYDTEVTGLDGSRCRYCGADLNFRVGRKGKQDD is encoded by the coding sequence ATGCGTGAGGCCGCGCTTTATGATAAACTCCCGGACTCCAGGGTAAAGTGCCGCACCTGCCAGTGGCGCTGCCGGGTCAACCCGGGCAAGTTCGGCGCCTGCGGCATGTATCAGAACCGGGACGGCGTTCTCTATAATCTCAACTATGCCCGTATCTCTTCCGCCGCCGCTGACCCCATAGAAAAGAAGCCGCTGTTCCACTTTCACCCCGGCACGCGTTGCTTTTCCCTGGGCACGCTGGGCTGCAATTTTCAGTGCAAGCACTGCCAGAACTGGGAAATCTCCACCGCGGACAGCGCCTCCCTGCTTTCCGCCTGCCGGGATATGCCGCCGGCAGCGGCCGTCAGGCTGGCCAAACAGTCGCATTGTCAGGGCATCGCCTGGACCTATAACGAGCCCGCCGTCTGGTTTGAGTACACGCTGGACTCGGCCAAACTGGCCAAGCAAAATAACCTCTACACCGTTTACGTGACCAACGGCTTTGCCACCCCGGAGTCGCTGGACGCCATCGGCTCTTACCTGGACGCCTGGCGGGTGGATATCAAGGGCTTTTCCGATGTCTTTTACCAAAAGCTGGCCGGCGTGCCGCACTGGCGGGAAATATTAGACGTCACCCGGCGCGCTAAAGATAAATGGAACATGCACGTGGAGGTGGTCACCAATATCATCCCCACGATGAACGACGACGATGTGCAGTTGACCGCGCTGGCGCAGTGGATACACGACGCTCTCGGCCCCCTTACCCCCTGGCACGTGACCCGTTTTTACCCCCACCACCGCCTCACCGCTTTGCCACCCACCCCCCTTTCAGCTATCGAGCGCGCCTGTGAAATCGGGGCAAAGGCCGGGCTCAAGTTCGTCTATGCTGGCAACGTCCCCGGCCACGGCAGCGAAAACACCCGCTGCTATTCCTGCGGTAACACGATTGTAAAGAGGGTGGGCTATGATACGGAGGTGACCGGCCTGGACGGTTCCCGCTGCCGCTATTGCGGGGCGGACCTTAATTTCCGGGTCGGACGGAAAGGAAAGCAGGATGATTAG
- the amrB gene encoding AmmeMemoRadiSam system protein B: MIRNPSVAGYFYPGSKNELRETVARYIDKNAPKVEAVGLLAPHAGYQYSGAVAGATISRVNFKDTFIIMGPTHSGLGKPFSVMPEGTWRTPLGDVEVDAVLARKIIDLSEYAEADYAAHEDEHAVEVQLPFLQYLKPDVRIVPIILAGAAVTIYKEIGHAIAAAIKETGHEAVLLASGDMTHREPASVAKEKDMKAVAAMLALDEDELTRLYHNLHITMCAHGPVATLIVAAKELGATGGELVKYMNSGDATGDYDEVVAYAGVIFKKGGARKGE, encoded by the coding sequence ATGATTAGAAATCCGTCGGTGGCCGGGTACTTTTATCCCGGCTCTAAAAATGAGTTGCGGGAGACGGTCGCCCGGTATATAGATAAAAACGCCCCCAAAGTGGAGGCCGTCGGCCTGCTGGCGCCCCATGCCGGTTACCAGTATTCCGGGGCGGTGGCCGGGGCCACCATCTCCCGCGTCAACTTTAAGGATACCTTTATCATTATGGGACCCACCCACTCCGGGCTGGGCAAGCCTTTCAGCGTCATGCCGGAGGGCACCTGGCGTACCCCCCTCGGGGACGTGGAAGTGGACGCGGTGCTTGCCCGGAAAATAATAGATTTGTCGGAGTATGCCGAGGCGGACTACGCCGCCCATGAGGACGAGCACGCCGTGGAAGTGCAGCTGCCTTTTTTACAGTACCTCAAGCCGGACGTGCGCATTGTGCCCATCATTTTGGCCGGCGCTGCCGTTACTATATATAAGGAAATCGGGCACGCCATCGCCGCCGCTATCAAAGAGACCGGGCATGAGGCGGTGCTGCTCGCCAGCGGCGATATGACCCACCGCGAGCCGGCGTCCGTCGCCAAAGAGAAGGATATGAAAGCCGTGGCGGCCATGCTCGCTCTCGACGAGGACGAGCTGACCCGACTCTACCATAACCTGCATATCACCATGTGCGCCCACGGCCCGGTGGCCACGCTTATTGTCGCCGCCAAAGAGCTGGGGGCGACCGGCGGGGAGCTGGTGAAGTACATGAACAGCGGCGATGCCACCGGCGACTATGATGAGGTGGTGGCCTATGCCGGCGTTATCTTTAAAAAGGGCGGGGCCCGGAAAGGGGAATAA
- the amrA gene encoding AmmeMemoRadiSam system protein A gives MHPIAALAKETVETWVRTGKRPAPPAGLTPEMKERAGVFVSIHKRGDLRGCIGTFDPQQKNVAGEIIANAVSSAMRDPRFSPVTPDELEDLDYSVDVLTTPEPVADESHLDPKKYGVIVEAGWRRGLLLPDLEGVDTVDYQIDICRRKGGISPEEPVKLYRFEVKRYK, from the coding sequence ATGCATCCTATCGCGGCTTTGGCTAAAGAAACGGTGGAGACCTGGGTACGGACGGGTAAAAGGCCCGCGCCGCCCGCCGGGCTCACCCCGGAAATGAAAGAGCGGGCAGGTGTCTTTGTCTCCATCCATAAGCGCGGGGATTTGCGCGGCTGTATCGGCACCTTTGATCCGCAGCAGAAAAATGTGGCCGGGGAAATCATCGCCAACGCCGTCAGTTCCGCCATGCGCGACCCCCGTTTTTCCCCCGTTACCCCGGATGAGCTTGAAGACCTGGACTACTCCGTTGATGTGCTGACTACCCCGGAGCCGGTGGCGGACGAAAGTCATCTGGACCCTAAAAAGTACGGCGTTATCGTGGAGGCGGGGTGGCGGCGGGGCCTGTTGCTGCCGGACCTGGAAGGCGTTGACACCGTCGACTACCAGATAGACATCTGCCGCCGCAAAGGCGGCATCTCCCCGGAAGAGCCGGTCAAGCTTTACCGCTTTGAAGTGAAAAGGTACAAGTAG
- a CDS encoding replication-associated recombination protein A: MNMDMFEKQAEQQQMQQAPLATRMRPNSLNGFVGQEHLIGKGRVLRRAIETDRIPSVIFWGPPGCGKTTLANVIANSTGAFFAPVSAVSASVNDLRRIVTQAKERRQVQNQRTILFIDEIHRFNKTQQDAVLPFVEDGTITLIGATTENPSFEVTSPLLSRSRVLPLKPLTPDEIQALIFRALTDKFLGIGELNAELSKDALNHLIGMSNSDARIALNTLEIAALSTPPDGSGKRVISLETIEDAFQKRAVLYDKAGEQHYDLISALHKSMRDSDPDASIYWLAMMLEAGEDPLYIARRLIRFASEDVGLADPQALSVAMAAQQAVHFIGMPEGNLALAEAAVYLATAPKSNSLYAAYTKVQEEIKKGASESVPMHLRNAVTPLMKDLGYGQDYKYAHDYPDHIVQQEHLPGTLKEKRFYNPGVQGYERQILARMKEWAQRKAHQDLFNREPRPEE, from the coding sequence ATGAACATGGATATGTTTGAAAAACAGGCGGAGCAGCAGCAGATGCAGCAGGCGCCGCTGGCCACCCGCATGAGGCCAAACAGCCTTAACGGCTTCGTGGGGCAGGAGCACCTTATCGGCAAGGGCCGCGTGCTCCGCCGCGCTATAGAGACGGACCGCATCCCCTCCGTGATTTTCTGGGGGCCGCCCGGCTGCGGCAAGACCACCCTGGCCAACGTCATCGCCAACAGCACCGGCGCTTTCTTCGCCCCGGTCAGCGCCGTCAGCGCCAGCGTTAATGATTTAAGACGCATCGTCACCCAGGCCAAGGAGCGCCGCCAGGTGCAAAACCAGCGCACCATTTTATTTATCGATGAAATCCACCGCTTCAACAAGACCCAGCAGGACGCCGTGCTCCCCTTCGTCGAGGACGGCACCATCACCCTCATCGGCGCCACCACGGAAAACCCCTCTTTCGAGGTTACCTCCCCCCTCCTCTCCCGCAGTCGCGTTTTGCCCCTCAAGCCCCTCACCCCGGACGAGATCCAGGCGCTCATTTTCCGGGCGCTCACGGACAAGTTCCTGGGCATCGGTGAGCTGAACGCCGAGCTTTCCAAGGACGCCCTGAACCACCTCATCGGCATGTCCAACAGCGACGCCCGCATCGCCCTCAACACCCTGGAGATAGCCGCCCTGAGCACCCCGCCGGACGGCTCCGGCAAGCGCGTCATCTCCCTGGAAACCATCGAGGACGCCTTCCAGAAACGCGCGGTGCTTTACGATAAAGCCGGCGAACAGCATTACGACCTTATTTCCGCCCTGCACAAGTCCATGCGGGACTCGGACCCGGATGCCTCTATCTACTGGCTGGCGATGATGCTGGAAGCCGGGGAAGACCCGCTTTACATCGCCCGCCGCCTGATACGCTTCGCCTCGGAGGACGTCGGCCTGGCGGACCCGCAGGCGCTTTCGGTGGCGATGGCCGCCCAGCAGGCGGTGCACTTTATCGGTATGCCGGAGGGCAACCTCGCCCTGGCCGAGGCGGCGGTTTACCTCGCCACCGCCCCCAAGAGCAACTCGCTCTACGCGGCCTACACCAAAGTCCAGGAAGAGATTAAAAAGGGCGCCTCGGAAAGCGTGCCGATGCACCTGCGCAACGCGGTCACCCCGCTGATGAAAGACCTGGGCTACGGCCAGGACTACAAGTACGCCCATGACTACCCGGACCATATTGTGCAGCAGGAGCACCTGCCGGGCACGCTCAAGGAAAAGAGGTTCTATAACCCCGGCGTCCAGGGTTACGAGCGCCAGATACTGGCCCGCATGAAGGAATGGGCGCAGAGAAAAGCCCACCAGGACCTTTTCAACCGGGAACCCAGACCGGAAGAATAA
- a CDS encoding DUF47 domain-containing protein, translating to MPRFPFMPREQKFFDLFEQSTQNTVKAARALKEMIDSWQFVDSRVAEITELEHQGDTITHQIISLLHRTFVTPFDREDIALLAHTMDDVIDFIHATADAMFIYKIPSPTPRAKELADIILQGTIEVEKAVRGLRHKSEFKQILEGCVEINRLENMADRVYRAAIGELFDDAANIAQVIKWREIYEHMESATDRCEDVADVLEGVALKNA from the coding sequence ATGCCTAGATTTCCTTTTATGCCCCGGGAACAGAAGTTCTTTGACCTCTTCGAGCAGAGCACCCAGAACACCGTCAAGGCCGCCCGGGCGCTCAAGGAAATGATTGATTCCTGGCAGTTCGTTGACAGCCGCGTCGCGGAGATTACCGAGCTGGAGCACCAGGGCGACACCATTACCCACCAGATAATTTCCCTGCTGCACCGCACCTTCGTCACCCCCTTCGACCGCGAGGACATCGCCCTGCTGGCGCACACCATGGACGACGTTATCGACTTTATTCACGCCACGGCCGATGCCATGTTCATCTACAAGATTCCCAGTCCCACCCCCCGCGCCAAAGAGCTGGCGGATATTATCCTCCAGGGCACCATAGAGGTGGAAAAAGCCGTCAGGGGACTGCGACACAAGTCGGAGTTCAAGCAAATCCTGGAAGGGTGCGTGGAAATCAATCGACTGGAAAATATGGCCGACCGCGTTTACCGCGCCGCTATCGGTGAGCTGTTCGATGATGCCGCCAATATCGCCCAGGTAATCAAGTGGCGGGAAATCTACGAGCACATGGAAAGCGCTACGGACCGCTGTGAGGATGTGGCGGATGTCCTGGAGGGCGTGGCCCTCAAGAACGCCTGA
- a CDS encoding guanylate kinase — MTPTKRDRLSAVNGGDKPLLIVLSGLSGAGKDTVLDGLRKSGLPLYISVSATTRAPRPGEKEGYDYYFVSKEKFQEMINSGQMLEWAKVYGNYYGRPIAPVRQALKNGRDVIVRIDVQGAVTIKKKVPQAILIFLCTLSLAELEKRLRKRRTESAEELELRLNTAEKEIDQLDMFDYVIVNRENEIDRTVADFLAIIAAEKCRVTRRELNV, encoded by the coding sequence ATGACCCCGACGAAGCGTGATAGGTTGTCCGCCGTCAATGGCGGGGACAAACCCTTATTGATTGTTTTATCCGGCCTGTCCGGCGCCGGCAAGGACACCGTATTGGATGGCCTCCGCAAGTCCGGCCTCCCCCTGTATATAAGCGTCTCGGCGACCACCCGCGCGCCCCGCCCCGGCGAAAAAGAAGGTTATGATTACTACTTCGTCTCCAAAGAAAAGTTCCAGGAAATGATCAACTCCGGCCAGATGCTGGAATGGGCCAAGGTCTACGGCAATTATTACGGCCGGCCAATCGCGCCGGTACGGCAGGCGCTGAAAAACGGACGGGACGTCATTGTAAGAATAGATGTCCAGGGCGCGGTGACAATCAAGAAAAAAGTGCCGCAAGCCATCCTTATCTTCCTCTGTACCCTCTCTCTGGCGGAACTGGAAAAACGTTTGCGAAAGCGCCGGACGGAATCCGCGGAGGAACTGGAACTGCGTCTGAATACCGCGGAAAAAGAGATAGACCAGCTCGATATGTTCGACTACGTCATCGTCAACCGGGAAAATGAGATAGACCGCACGGTAGCGGATTTCCTGGCGATTATCGCCGCGGAGAAATGCCGGGTAACGCGGCGCGAGCTAAATGTCTGA
- a CDS encoding DUF370 domain-containing protein has translation MNSELVHIGFGNILAMNRAIAIASPNSAPTKRIIHDGRSSGKVIDMTSGRRTKAVIFTDSGHIVLAALAPETIASRLQSSRTGIPAKQDQNDPDEA, from the coding sequence ATGAATAGTGAACTGGTGCACATCGGATTCGGGAATATCCTGGCCATGAACCGGGCGATAGCTATAGCCTCGCCGAACTCCGCCCCTACCAAACGCATCATCCATGACGGCCGCAGCAGCGGCAAGGTGATAGACATGACCAGCGGCCGGCGTACCAAGGCCGTTATTTTTACGGACAGCGGCCACATAGTCCTGGCGGCCCTGGCGCCGGAGACAATAGCCAGCCGCTTGCAGTCCAGCCGCACCGGCATCCCGGCTAAGCAGGACCAAAATGACCCCGACGAAGCGTGA